Below is a genomic region from Prochlorococcus marinus str. MIT 0918.
AATTCTCCTGTGGATAAATGCAATAAACCGTGATCATTGCAAAGCAATTCTGCCTGAGTACCTTTGCCAGCTCCTGGAGGGCCTAAAAACAATAGTCGGTTCTGCATTTTATTAAATCAAGATAAAAGTTTAGATTGAATTAGATTATTGACGAACAAGACCCTCATACCTTTGTGAAATCACATAAGTTTGAACTTGTTTCGCTGTATCTATAGCAACACCAACGAGAATCAATAAAGATGTTGCTCCTAATCCCTGAAAAGTTTGAACATTAGTAGCACGTTCAACAGCAGCAGGAACAATTGCAACAGATCCTAAGAAAACACCCCCTAATAAAGTCAACCTATTTTGAACACCAGAGAGATATTTTGCAGTAGCACTTCCAGGGCGAACTCCTGGTATAGCAACACCACCCCGCTTTAGATTCGCTGCAATATCTATTGGATTGATTGTTAAAGAAGCATAAAAATATGCAAAGCCAAGAATTAAAGCAAAGAAGGTAATTGCATAAGGCCAAGGATTAGCTGCTCCTGGATTTAATGCACTAGCAGCTTTTATTAAAAAAGGATTCTTAGTAACATTTGCAATTGTAATAGGTAAAAAAATCAATGCAGAAGCAAAAATAATGGGCATTACCCCTCCAGCATTAAGTTTAAGAGGTAAATAACTTTGACGAGTGGGTAATAAAGCACTGCCTCCTATTTGTCTTTTAGCGCTTACAATTGGCAGTCTTCGAGCTCCCTCCTGAACAAAAATTATTCCAACAATGGTTATCAAAAAGACTATTAAAAGAACAATTATTCCAAAAACATCACTTCTATCACCTGTTTGGGCCTTTTCAATCGTAGAACTAAGTGCCTTAGGCAAAGTAGCCACAATATTCAAAAAAATTACTAAGGAAGCTCCCTGACCAATCCCTTTTTCAGTAATAATTTCACTTAACCACATCACAATCATTGAGCCTGTAACTAGCGCAATTGATGTTTGAACAACAAATGCAACCTCACTCAAATTCTCCACTGAATATTGTCTAAGAATTAATGCAAATACTAAGCTTTGCATTAGCCCCCAGCCTAAAGCTAAGTAACGAGTAATTTGAGAAATTTTTCTCCGACCAGCTTCCCCTTCATTTTTTTGTAAATCTTCCAACTGAGGTAATGCAGCCGTAAGAAGCTGAATAATAATCGAAGCATTAATAAAGGGAAGAATTCCAAGCGCAAAAATCCCAAGAGTTGAAATACCTCCTCCAGTAAATATGTCCAAAAAACCAATAAGCTGTCCTCCTTGTTGAATAAATTCTTTAAAAGCTTCCCTATCTATGCCAGGGACTGGAATATAAATACCTAGTCTCACAAAAAAAAGAAGGCCTAAAGTTATTAATACTCTCCCTCTAAGCTCCTTATTGAGAATTAACTGAGTAATTACTTCCGATGCACTTGGATTTCTACCTCTTGTAACAAGCATGAACTGATCTAAGGAAATTTCAAGCTAATAAAATAATTTTAATAAATTAAAGTTTATCTTTACCATATTTGCTAAAAACTCTCACACGAGCCTCCAGCAGCTTCGATTTTTTGTTGTGCAGATTTAGTAAAAGAAGAAGCTTGAACTGTCAATTTCACTTTCAAATTACCATTGCCCAAAACCTTTAATGGATTCTTAGGACTAGTAACAATACCTGCTTTAACTAGAGAGTCAAGATTGACAACTGTTCCTTCTTTTAAATCATTTAAAGCAGAAACATTAATGATTGTAAAGGATTTTGGATTGATTAAAGGAAAGTGCTTCAACTTAGGAACGCGTCTATATAAAGGCATTTGGCCTCCTTCAAAGCCAGGTCGAGTTGGCCTTCCAGATCTAGATTTTTGTCCTCGCATACCAAAGCCACAACTGGCTCCCTGTCCAGCAGAAATACCTCTGCCTTTCCTCAACTTGGGCTTACGTGCACCCTTATTTGATTTTAAAGATTCAAGTTTAAAAGTCATGGTTTTCAAGAATAAATCTGTTCTAGGGATATACCCCGTTCTTTTGCAGTGGCTTTATGAGTACGCAATTCCCCCAATGCAACCATTGCAGCCCTTGCATTATTCAAAGGTGTTTTACTACCTAATCTCTTAGCTAAAACATTTTTTATTCCAGCAAGTTCTAAAACTGTACGAATAGAACCTCCAGCAATAACACCTGTACCAGGGGCAGCAGGGCGGATCAAAACACTAGCTGCCCCATCTCTTCCATTAGAAAGTGTAGGGATAGAACTACTAGAGGTTAAAGGAACTCTAACAAGATTCTTTTTTCCATCTGCAACACCTTTTCTTACGGCTCCTATAACATCTCCTGCCTTTCCTACTCCAACTCCTACTTGACCTTTTTCATTGCCCACTACAACAATTGCTCTAAAACTCATCTTTTTACCACCTTTAACAGTTTTAGAAACTCTGCGAATCTGAATAACTCTTTCCTGCCATTCAGAATCCCTTTCCTGATTCCTCCTGTCAGAACGTCTTCCTTTGCGGTCTCCACGATTACTTTTTCTTTGCTCTTGTTGCTGTCCTTCTGCAGCAGAAGGGGCTGAAGCACCTTGTTCTTTTGTTTTGCCTTTTGATTTAGTATCGGTCATTTGTAAAACAATAATCAGAATGTAAGACCTGCTTGACGCGCAGCCTCTGCTAGAGCCTTAACTCTACCGTGATAAATACTGCCCCCTCTGTCAAAAACAACTTGCTTTATACCCTTTTCGAGAGCACGCTGTGCAAGAAGTTTTCCGACAGAAGAAGAAGCAGCACAAGTACCTGGATTAACTTTACTATCCGCACGGAGCTCCTTCTCAAGTGTTGAAGCGGCACAAAGAGTGTTTTGAGCTAAATCATCAATAATCTGAGCATAAATATGGTTGTTAGAACGAAAAACAGCAAGCCTAGGACGCTGCTCTGTTCCACTCAAAAAACGACGAAGACGTTTATGCCGCTTTTGAGTTTTCTGTTTTCTAGAAAGAGTTGTCATAATTAAAAAAGAAAATGGAATAGAGATAAATTATTTTTTACCTGACTTACCAGCTTTTCTAATAATACGTTCACCATCATATTTAATTCCTTTACCTTTATAAGGCTCTGGAGGACGAATACTGCGGATTTTGGCAGCTTCATTGCCAACCAATTCTTTATCGATACCACTAATTAATACACTAGTATTATTTTCAACTTTAAATGTAATTCCAGAAGGAGGAATAACCTCAACAGGGTGGCTATACCCTGCACTCACAACAAGATTCTTACCCTTTACCTGTGCTCTGGAACCTACTCCGACAATCTCTAACTTCTTTGAATAACCATTGCTTACCCCTTCAACCATATTGGCAATTAAAGTTCTAGAAAGTCCATGAAGTTCGCGAGATTTTCTCTTATCACTCTCTGCAGAAACAACTATAGAGCCTTGATCCTGACTAATCAGGACTCCTTCAGGAAGAGTTCTACTTAATTCTCCTTTAGGCCCTTTAACGGTTACTAAAAGCCCATCTAATGTGACAGCAACCTTTTCAGGGACAGGAATGGGTTTTTTACCAATGCGAGACATAATAAAAAGCTCCTGATTAATAGACGTAGCAGAGAACTTCTCCGCCAATGCCCTGTTTACGAGCATCTCGATCACTCATGACCCCTTTAGAAGTAGAAATAATTGCAACTCCTAAACCACCTAAAACCTTTGGCAAACCACGATTATTTTTATAAATTCTCAATCCAGGTTTACTTACTCTTTTCATCGAACGAATGGTTGGATGACGATGCTTACCGCTGTACTTCAATTGGAGAATAAGATGTTTCTGCACACCTTCTCCTTCTTCACTAATTTGAGAGATAAAGCCTTCATTCTGAAGGACTTTTGCAATACTCCTAGACATTCTAGAAGCAGGAACACGAGTGTTTTCGTGTCGTTTTTCACTCGCATTTCTAATACGAGTAAGCATATCTGAAATCGGATCGTGATTAGCCATAATCAATTACTCCTGAAAGGCATTCCCATCTCCTTGAGAAGAGCGCGGCCCTCCTCATCGGTATTGGCACTTGTAACTATCGTGATATCCATACCTCTAATTGCATCTATTTTATCAAACGAAATTTCAGGGAAGATGAGCTGCTCCTTTACCCCTATCGAAAAATTTCCACGCCCATCAAAACTTCTAGGACTAACACCTCTAAAGTCTCTAATTCTTGGTAAAGCAAGATTAATCAATCGCTCAAGAAATGCATACATTCTTTCACCTCTCAATGTAACCGCACAGCCGATTGGCATTCCTTGACGAATCTTAAATCCAGCAATGGCTTTTTTGGCCCTCGTCACAAGAGCTTTCTGCCCGGTTATTGTTGACATTTCAGAAAGAGAAGCTTCTAAAGATTTTGAATTTTGAGCAGCTTCACCTAAGCCTCTATTAACGTTGATTTTGACAACCTTAGGGACTTGATGAATATTAGAAAATCCTAAATCTTTCAATAATTTAGGCCTAATAGTTTCTCGATAACGATTTTTTAGTGACATGATTGATTGGTAGTTAATTCTGGTCTTTGTCAGAATTGAGATGAGCTTGGTGTAAACAGAAAACACACTGGCCAAACAGATGAATTAATCAAGCAATTCACCAGTTTTTTTGAGTCGCCTTTTTTTTGTGCCATCTTTATCAACAAAAACTTCAAGACGACTAGCGACTTTTTTCTTAGTTGAATAAACCATGACGTTAGATGCATGCAATGATGCTTCCTCGGTCACGATTCGACCTGATTCTCCTTCTTGAGTTGGCTTCTCATGACGAGTTCTTAAATTCACACCTTGAACAATTACACGGTTTTGAATCGGTAAGGTTTTTAAAACCTCTCCTGTTTTTCCTTTCTCTTTACCATTGATAACCTGAACTGTATCTCCCTTACGAATTCGCATCTTGATAGGTAAAGCTGGTTTTTTGGTTTGTTTAACGTTGAACATTTAAATAACCTCCGGAGCAAGGGAAACAATTTTCGTGAAGTTTCTTTCTCGCAACTCACGGGCAACTGGGCCAAAAACCCTTGTTCCCCGAGGATTTTTATCCTCGTTAATCAATACAGCCGCATTATCATCAAAGCGAATAGAGTTACCAGAATTTCTTCGCAGAGTTGCTTTTGTGCGAACAACAACTGCCTTAACAACATCTGATTTTTTAACGCCCATATTAGGAACTGCATCCTTCACCGCAGCAACTATCACATCTCCAACATGAGCATATCGACGATTGGAGCCAAGCACACGAATGCACTGCAGTCGTCTTGCTCCACTATTGTCAGCAACAGTAAGATAAGACTCTTGTTGAATCATTTTGCTGCCTCCTGTTCTTGCTTAGTGGATTTAACAACTTCAGCAACAGTCCATCTCTTAGTTGCACTAAGAGGACGAGTTTCAGTAATTCGAACTCTGTCACCAATTTTGCAATTATTTTCAGCATCATGAACTTTATACCGAGTGGTTCTACTAACTGTTTTTTGATAGATGGGATGAGGGAAGCGATTAACTACCGCAACAACAACTGTTTTGTCCATCTTGTCACTAACAACAGTGCCT
It encodes:
- the rplF gene encoding 50S ribosomal protein L6 — its product is MSRIGKKPIPVPEKVAVTLDGLLVTVKGPKGELSRTLPEGVLISQDQGSIVVSAESDKRKSRELHGLSRTLIANMVEGVSNGYSKKLEIVGVGSRAQVKGKNLVVSAGYSHPVEVIPPSGITFKVENNTSVLISGIDKELVGNEAAKIRSIRPPEPYKGKGIKYDGERIIRKAGKSGKK
- the secY gene encoding preprotein translocase subunit SecY translates to MLVTRGRNPSASEVITQLILNKELRGRVLITLGLLFFVRLGIYIPVPGIDREAFKEFIQQGGQLIGFLDIFTGGGISTLGIFALGILPFINASIIIQLLTAALPQLEDLQKNEGEAGRRKISQITRYLALGWGLMQSLVFALILRQYSVENLSEVAFVVQTSIALVTGSMIVMWLSEIITEKGIGQGASLVIFLNIVATLPKALSSTIEKAQTGDRSDVFGIIVLLIVFLITIVGIIFVQEGARRLPIVSAKRQIGGSALLPTRQSYLPLKLNAGGVMPIIFASALIFLPITIANVTKNPFLIKAASALNPGAANPWPYAITFFALILGFAYFYASLTINPIDIAANLKRGGVAIPGVRPGSATAKYLSGVQNRLTLLGGVFLGSVAIVPAAVERATNVQTFQGLGATSLLILVGVAIDTAKQVQTYVISQRYEGLVRQ
- the rplO gene encoding 50S ribosomal protein L15, which produces MTFKLESLKSNKGARKPKLRKGRGISAGQGASCGFGMRGQKSRSGRPTRPGFEGGQMPLYRRVPKLKHFPLINPKSFTIINVSALNDLKEGTVVNLDSLVKAGIVTSPKNPLKVLGNGNLKVKLTVQASSFTKSAQQKIEAAGGSCESF
- the rplR gene encoding 50S ribosomal protein L18; amino-acid sequence: MTTLSRKQKTQKRHKRLRRFLSGTEQRPRLAVFRSNNHIYAQIIDDLAQNTLCAASTLEKELRADSKVNPGTCAASSSVGKLLAQRALEKGIKQVVFDRGGSIYHGRVKALAEAARQAGLTF
- the rpsQ gene encoding 30S ribosomal protein S17, with the protein product MALKERLGTVVSDKMDKTVVVAVVNRFPHPIYQKTVSRTTRYKVHDAENNCKIGDRVRITETRPLSATKRWTVAEVVKSTKQEQEAAK
- the rpsH gene encoding 30S ribosomal protein S8, whose protein sequence is MANHDPISDMLTRIRNASEKRHENTRVPASRMSRSIAKVLQNEGFISQISEEGEGVQKHLILQLKYSGKHRHPTIRSMKRVSKPGLRIYKNNRGLPKVLGGLGVAIISTSKGVMSDRDARKQGIGGEVLCYVY
- the rplN gene encoding 50S ribosomal protein L14; translation: MIQQESYLTVADNSGARRLQCIRVLGSNRRYAHVGDVIVAAVKDAVPNMGVKKSDVVKAVVVRTKATLRRNSGNSIRFDDNAAVLINEDKNPRGTRVFGPVARELRERNFTKIVSLAPEVI
- the rplE gene encoding 50S ribosomal protein L5 codes for the protein MSLKNRYRETIRPKLLKDLGFSNIHQVPKVVKINVNRGLGEAAQNSKSLEASLSEMSTITGQKALVTRAKKAIAGFKIRQGMPIGCAVTLRGERMYAFLERLINLALPRIRDFRGVSPRSFDGRGNFSIGVKEQLIFPEISFDKIDAIRGMDITIVTSANTDEEGRALLKEMGMPFRSN
- the rplX gene encoding 50S ribosomal protein L24; amino-acid sequence: MRIRKGDTVQVINGKEKGKTGEVLKTLPIQNRVIVQGVNLRTRHEKPTQEGESGRIVTEEASLHASNVMVYSTKKKVASRLEVFVDKDGTKKRRLKKTGELLD
- the rpsE gene encoding 30S ribosomal protein S5, whose product is MTDTKSKGKTKEQGASAPSAAEGQQQEQRKSNRGDRKGRRSDRRNQERDSEWQERVIQIRRVSKTVKGGKKMSFRAIVVVGNEKGQVGVGVGKAGDVIGAVRKGVADGKKNLVRVPLTSSSSIPTLSNGRDGAASVLIRPAAPGTGVIAGGSIRTVLELAGIKNVLAKRLGSKTPLNNARAAMVALGELRTHKATAKERGISLEQIYS